In Akkermansia muciniphila, one DNA window encodes the following:
- a CDS encoding bifunctional adenosylcobinamide kinase/adenosylcobinamide-phosphate guanylyltransferase: MNATSPNTDANTARMTLVLGGIRSGKSQYAEQIAAGFGGKILYVATAEVWPGAGSMEYRVRKHRERRPESWLTLECPRHVASAVRESGLLDQVDGVILECVTLLASNTLYAQKDPTDYEPFQEALIEEIEALKKLIRQSPVPWVLVSSETGMGISQSDAETRHYCDGLGIANQLLARSADEVYFMVAGLPLTVKKG, encoded by the coding sequence ATGAACGCTACATCACCAAACACTGACGCCAATACCGCACGCATGACGCTCGTCCTGGGCGGCATCAGAAGCGGCAAAAGCCAATACGCTGAACAAATAGCCGCCGGATTCGGGGGAAAAATCCTGTACGTCGCCACGGCGGAAGTGTGGCCCGGGGCCGGCTCCATGGAATACCGCGTGCGCAAGCACCGGGAACGCCGTCCTGAAAGCTGGCTCACGCTGGAATGTCCCCGTCATGTAGCTTCCGCCGTCAGGGAATCCGGCTTGCTGGACCAGGTGGACGGCGTCATTCTGGAATGCGTCACCCTGCTTGCCTCCAATACCCTGTACGCGCAGAAGGACCCCACGGACTACGAACCATTCCAGGAAGCGCTGATTGAGGAAATAGAAGCTCTGAAAAAACTCATCCGCCAATCCCCCGTGCCATGGGTGCTTGTTTCTTCTGAAACCGGCATGGGCATCAGCCAGTCAGATGCGGAAACGCGCCATTACTGCGACGGACTCGGCATTGCCAACCAACTCCTTGCCAGAAGCGCGGATGAAGTTTACTTCATGGTCGCTGGGCTGCCCCTGACCGTGAAAAAAGGCTGA
- the cbiR gene encoding cobamide remodeling phosphodiesterase CbiR translates to MKTLHKCRVPGLNIGCTSFIIPDYYVPAIRECVHYADDVALLLLEAGDCGKELITPAEIRELAGIAADAGVKWNVHLPTDGGFATEESSRRYTENIIRAIDLTRELEPHTWVMHVVTDHIPGPDMRPHLTERETERILRSLEQITPHLPAPECLALENLERHPTDYLDNLVSATPHSRCFDIGHVWKEGLRPEKLLPLWLPDIRMCHLHGLEKRDHKSLHHMPPATLDAILHPMWDIRFSPPITLEVFSLDDFLNSHQAMLESHERYITKH, encoded by the coding sequence ATGAAAACTCTGCACAAATGCCGCGTTCCTGGCCTCAACATCGGCTGCACCTCCTTCATCATCCCGGACTACTACGTGCCCGCCATCAGGGAATGCGTCCATTACGCGGATGATGTCGCCCTGCTCCTGCTGGAAGCCGGAGACTGCGGCAAAGAACTCATTACTCCTGCGGAAATACGGGAACTGGCCGGCATCGCCGCGGATGCCGGGGTCAAATGGAACGTCCACCTGCCCACGGACGGCGGTTTCGCCACGGAAGAATCAAGCCGCCGCTATACGGAAAACATCATCCGCGCCATTGACCTGACACGGGAACTGGAACCCCACACGTGGGTCATGCACGTGGTTACGGATCATATTCCCGGCCCGGACATGCGCCCCCACCTTACGGAGCGTGAAACGGAACGCATCCTCCGCAGCCTGGAGCAAATAACGCCCCATTTGCCCGCTCCGGAATGCCTGGCCCTGGAAAATCTGGAACGCCACCCGACCGACTACCTGGACAACCTGGTCTCCGCCACTCCCCATTCCCGCTGCTTTGACATAGGCCATGTCTGGAAGGAAGGCCTGCGGCCGGAAAAACTGCTGCCGCTCTGGCTGCCGGACATACGCATGTGCCACCTGCACGGGCTGGAAAAACGGGACCACAAATCCCTGCACCACATGCCCCCCGCCACGCTGGACGCCATCCTGCACCCCATGTGGGATATCCGATTCTCCCCCCCCATTACCCTGGAAGTCTTCAGCCTGGACGACTTTCTGAACTCCCACCAGGCCATGCTGGAATCCCATGAACGCTACATCACCAAACACTGA
- the cobS gene encoding adenosylcobinamide-GDP ribazoletransferase: MAPAGRLVVGGLAGVLTWAATLLFPPLVCGVIGCACWVAVTGGLHLDGVADCGDGLPVEVPRERRLEIMKDSRLGTFGGTALFFNLAFKGAALAALAACGSRELLLTACALAGLLARSQIFIAMRFPGARPGGMGEAFKQGTRPVHALIAAAVTLAACALAGWHGLYALLAALAGSTALLLYARRRLGGVTGDVFGCTVECTEWIVLLTFCTL; this comes from the coding sequence ATGGCTCCCGCTGGTCGACTCGTCGTGGGAGGGCTGGCGGGCGTCCTGACCTGGGCGGCCACCCTGCTCTTCCCCCCCCTGGTCTGCGGCGTCATCGGCTGCGCCTGCTGGGTAGCCGTCACGGGCGGACTGCATCTGGACGGAGTGGCGGACTGCGGGGACGGACTGCCCGTGGAAGTGCCGAGGGAACGCCGGCTGGAAATCATGAAAGACTCCCGCCTGGGAACCTTCGGCGGTACGGCTCTGTTCTTCAACCTGGCATTCAAGGGAGCCGCTCTGGCGGCTCTGGCGGCCTGCGGTTCCCGGGAACTTCTGCTCACGGCGTGCGCTCTTGCAGGATTGCTGGCCCGCAGCCAGATCTTCATCGCCATGCGCTTTCCGGGCGCGCGCCCCGGCGGCATGGGGGAAGCTTTCAAGCAGGGGACGCGCCCCGTTCACGCCCTGATAGCCGCCGCCGTCACCCTGGCTGCCTGTGCGCTGGCAGGATGGCACGGACTGTACGCCCTGCTCGCCGCCCTGGCCGGTTCCACGGCGTTGCTCCTGTATGCCCGCCGCCGCCTGGGCGGCGTCACCGGGGATGTGTTCGGCTGTACCGTGGAATGCACGGAATGGATCGTCCTGCTCACCTTCTGCACCTTATGA
- the cobT gene encoding nicotinate-nucleotide--dimethylbenzimidazole phosphoribosyltransferase, with product MNKLHIPPLDEQAAKAALDHQKILAKPPLALGKLEPVAIRIAAMTGNPAPRLKDKAVVLFAADHHIADHGLSLTSTDVTYIQTRNFLQGGGTINAFTRNAGARLSVVDVGVNYDFGDLPGLVKRKVMHGANDFSRGPAMTREQAMECLQVGIDMAREEKSKGLDIVAAGEMGIGNTTPSSAIVAVLTGTPVETVTGRGSGVKGEVIRKKIELIEQGIALNKPDPSDAIDVLAKVGGPEIGAMAGLMLGAASLRVPIVIDGFIAGAAAAIAQGIRPEAAQYFIGSHNSAEPGHQLIMDHIGVTMYMDLGLCLGEGTGAALFFPLLDAATRVLSEMKTLPELDITVPR from the coding sequence ATGAACAAACTGCATATTCCCCCGCTGGACGAACAGGCTGCAAAAGCCGCCCTGGATCATCAGAAAATACTGGCCAAGCCCCCCCTCGCCCTGGGGAAGCTGGAACCCGTAGCCATCCGGATTGCCGCCATGACCGGCAACCCCGCGCCGCGCCTGAAAGACAAGGCTGTGGTCCTCTTCGCCGCGGACCACCACATAGCCGACCACGGCCTCAGCCTGACGTCCACGGACGTCACTTACATCCAGACCCGCAACTTCCTTCAAGGCGGGGGCACCATCAACGCCTTCACGCGCAACGCGGGAGCCCGTCTCTCCGTGGTGGACGTGGGCGTGAATTACGACTTCGGCGATCTGCCGGGGCTGGTGAAAAGAAAAGTCATGCACGGCGCCAACGACTTCAGCAGGGGACCGGCCATGACAAGGGAACAGGCGATGGAATGCCTGCAAGTGGGCATTGACATGGCCCGTGAAGAAAAAAGCAAAGGGCTGGACATCGTGGCCGCCGGAGAAATGGGCATCGGCAATACGACGCCCTCCTCCGCCATCGTGGCCGTGCTCACGGGAACCCCGGTGGAAACCGTGACGGGACGCGGTTCCGGCGTCAAGGGGGAAGTCATCCGCAAAAAAATAGAGCTCATTGAACAGGGTATCGCCTTGAACAAACCTGACCCCTCCGACGCCATCGATGTGCTGGCGAAAGTGGGAGGACCGGAAATAGGAGCCATGGCCGGACTGATGCTGGGCGCGGCCTCCCTGCGCGTCCCCATCGTCATTGACGGCTTCATCGCCGGGGCGGCGGCGGCCATCGCCCAGGGCATCCGCCCGGAAGCGGCGCAATACTTCATCGGCTCCCACAACTCCGCGGAACCTGGGCATCAGCTCATTATGGACCACATCGGCGTCACCATGTACATGGACCTGGGCCTCTGCCTGGGGGAAGGCACGGGGGCTGCCCTGTTCTTTCCTCTGCTGGACGCCGCCACGCGCGTGCTGTCTGAAATGAAAACCCTGCCGGAGCTGGACATTACCGTTCCGCGCTGA
- the cbiB gene encoding adenosylcobinamide-phosphate synthase CbiB, with amino-acid sequence MFPCPFILPAAFLLDILAGEPPNRRHPVCLIGRCARRMETLARQRWGGTFHAGMAAALATCIPAWFGCAALFLPFSLLSSLRASWIPSVLVIYICMAPRSLAEHARNVENALRSGNDGEARRSVSMIVGRDTERLDRHGMARAAIESVAENLTDGVFSTLFWAAAGSLAGGFFGAAFAALTHRVFNILDAMWGKKNDRYRHFGTFAARTDDALNFLPARLILPCISLAALFVKKTSARRALTTGWAFRRAHASPNSAWSEAAFAGALGLRIGGPVSYKGIPADYPWIGTGRTEATVSDLALAIRLMWMTAAAGTVLFTLILFFIPYF; translated from the coding sequence ATGTTCCCGTGCCCGTTCATCCTGCCTGCGGCCTTCCTGCTGGATATTCTGGCGGGAGAACCGCCCAACAGGCGCCATCCCGTCTGTCTGATCGGCCGGTGCGCGCGCCGCATGGAAACACTGGCGAGGCAGAGGTGGGGAGGAACTTTTCATGCGGGAATGGCGGCAGCTCTGGCAACCTGTATCCCTGCATGGTTCGGATGCGCGGCACTCTTCCTCCCCTTTTCCTTATTATCCTCCCTCCGTGCATCCTGGATTCCGTCCGTTCTGGTCATTTACATCTGCATGGCCCCGCGCAGCCTGGCCGAGCATGCCCGGAACGTGGAAAACGCCCTGCGCAGCGGGAATGATGGAGAAGCCCGGCGCTCCGTCTCCATGATCGTGGGGCGGGATACGGAACGGCTGGACCGTCACGGCATGGCCAGAGCTGCCATTGAAAGCGTGGCGGAAAATCTGACGGACGGCGTCTTTTCCACCTTGTTCTGGGCCGCCGCAGGCAGCTTGGCTGGGGGCTTCTTCGGCGCGGCCTTTGCCGCGCTGACGCACCGCGTTTTCAATATTCTGGACGCCATGTGGGGAAAAAAGAACGACCGGTACAGACACTTCGGCACCTTTGCCGCACGCACGGACGATGCTCTCAATTTCCTACCCGCCCGCCTCATCCTGCCGTGCATTTCCCTGGCGGCCCTCTTCGTGAAGAAAACTTCCGCCCGGAGGGCGCTCACCACGGGCTGGGCCTTCCGCCGCGCCCATGCCAGCCCCAATTCCGCCTGGAGCGAGGCGGCTTTCGCGGGCGCGCTGGGCCTCCGCATCGGCGGCCCGGTCTCCTACAAGGGAATTCCTGCGGACTACCCGTGGATAGGAACCGGGCGCACGGAAGCTACCGTCAGCGACCTGGCCCTGGCCATACGCCTCATGTGGATGACCGCCGCCGCGGGCACGGTGCTCTTCACCCTCATCCTCTTCTTTATTCCCTACTTCTGA
- a CDS encoding cobyric acid synthase: MNVFSHGGDLKSLAAEACRPERDILDFSVNLRPEGMPEFIASALWKAMENAVPYPSPNMADLRDLAAVHYGIPAGCFAFGNGANELIHALPRALNLKQAVIPEPAFSEYRLACLRHGTDVLSIRTEERNSFLPSLRRLAEQAANGSAIFLANPANPSGGLLDAEALRRTVQGRPEVIWIIDESFMDYAEGTESLLREASLLPNLVVLRSLTKFYGMAGVRCGFSICTAPLAERLRQSLPAWNVNAFAAAAVRAALEHPSSWADRERVRNRERRDDLFRRLSSLPGAAVLPSEANFLLFRLAGAPHGLAARLLKKYGIALRDCSNYPGLETGGWFRSGIRTPEEHALLAEALRAELAGDGPSIIRKSPRPALMIQGTCSDAGKSVLTAALCRIFLQDGYRVAPFKAQNMALNSGVTALGEEMGRAQIVQAQACRVDPDARMNPILLKPHSNTGSQVIVMGRPVGSMDAREYFTAKRRFWPDVCKAYDSLADEYELLCLEGAGSPGEINLKSADVVNMNMARYARARVLLAGDIDRGGVYASFLGTWMTFAPWEKELLAGFVVNKFRGDPDLLAPAHSYMRNHTGKPVLGVIPMMRDINIPEEDRATLPPGHGEHGKHADCLDVAVVMPAHVSNFTDFAPLAAEPDVRLRQVRTREEWGNPDLVILPGTKSVAADLASLRSAGLEDLIRRHAGKGKWILGVCGGLQMLGTDILDPLHMESPEERTPGLGLLELSTTFAAAKTLLNVRRASTPLAPPAAGYEIHHGVTSHKESSPPVMFREDGSPCGYGKGRIWATYLHGMLDGDQFRRAFINMVRKDSGLKANPALHTAYDLDGALDRLAEVVRKHLDLKTIYRALQLKR; the protein is encoded by the coding sequence ATGAACGTTTTTTCACATGGCGGAGACTTAAAATCCCTGGCGGCGGAAGCCTGCCGCCCGGAACGGGATATTCTGGACTTCAGCGTCAACCTGAGGCCGGAAGGAATGCCGGAGTTCATCGCCTCAGCGCTGTGGAAGGCCATGGAAAACGCGGTACCCTACCCTTCTCCGAACATGGCGGATTTGCGTGATCTGGCGGCGGTTCATTATGGGATTCCAGCCGGCTGCTTTGCATTTGGGAACGGGGCCAATGAACTCATTCATGCCCTTCCGCGCGCATTAAACCTGAAACAGGCCGTCATTCCGGAACCCGCTTTTTCCGAATACAGGCTGGCCTGCCTGCGCCACGGCACGGATGTTCTTTCCATCCGGACGGAGGAACGGAATTCCTTCCTCCCGTCTCTTCGCCGTCTGGCGGAACAGGCAGCAAACGGAAGCGCCATTTTTCTGGCGAATCCCGCCAATCCGTCCGGTGGCCTGCTGGACGCAGAGGCCCTGCGCAGGACCGTTCAGGGCCGCCCTGAAGTCATCTGGATCATTGATGAATCTTTCATGGATTACGCAGAAGGGACGGAATCGCTGCTCCGGGAAGCATCCCTCCTGCCCAACCTGGTGGTTCTGCGCTCCCTGACCAAGTTTTACGGCATGGCCGGCGTCCGGTGCGGTTTTTCCATCTGCACAGCTCCGCTCGCGGAGCGGCTGCGGCAATCCCTGCCCGCCTGGAACGTGAACGCCTTCGCGGCGGCGGCGGTGAGGGCCGCTCTGGAACATCCCTCTTCCTGGGCGGACAGGGAACGCGTCCGGAACCGGGAACGCCGGGATGACCTGTTCCGCAGGCTTTCCTCCCTGCCGGGTGCCGCCGTACTCCCGTCTGAGGCCAACTTCCTGCTCTTCCGCCTGGCGGGGGCGCCTCATGGCCTGGCAGCCCGGCTCCTGAAAAAATACGGCATCGCGCTGCGCGACTGTTCCAATTATCCGGGACTGGAAACGGGCGGCTGGTTCCGCTCCGGCATCCGCACGCCGGAGGAACACGCCCTGCTGGCAGAAGCTCTGCGCGCCGAACTGGCGGGAGACGGCCCTTCCATTATCCGTAAATCGCCCAGACCGGCCCTGATGATTCAGGGCACCTGCTCCGATGCAGGAAAAAGCGTGCTCACGGCAGCCCTGTGCCGCATTTTCCTTCAGGACGGCTACCGGGTGGCCCCGTTCAAGGCGCAGAACATGGCCCTCAACTCCGGCGTAACTGCGCTGGGAGAGGAAATGGGCCGCGCCCAGATAGTGCAGGCCCAGGCCTGCCGCGTTGATCCGGATGCCAGGATGAACCCCATTCTTCTCAAGCCCCATTCCAATACCGGCTCCCAGGTGATCGTGATGGGGCGGCCCGTAGGCAGCATGGACGCGAGGGAATACTTCACGGCCAAAAGACGCTTCTGGCCGGACGTATGCAAGGCATACGATTCTCTGGCGGATGAATATGAACTCCTTTGTCTGGAAGGGGCCGGAAGCCCCGGAGAAATCAACCTGAAATCAGCAGACGTGGTCAACATGAACATGGCCCGCTACGCGCGTGCCAGGGTTCTGCTCGCCGGGGATATTGACCGGGGCGGCGTATACGCCTCCTTTCTGGGAACGTGGATGACATTCGCCCCATGGGAAAAAGAACTGCTGGCGGGGTTCGTGGTCAACAAATTCCGAGGAGACCCGGATCTGCTAGCCCCTGCGCACAGCTACATGCGGAACCATACGGGCAAGCCCGTGCTGGGCGTCATCCCGATGATGCGGGACATCAACATTCCGGAAGAAGACCGCGCCACGCTGCCCCCTGGCCACGGGGAGCACGGGAAACATGCGGATTGCCTGGATGTGGCCGTGGTCATGCCCGCCCACGTCTCCAATTTCACGGACTTCGCCCCGCTGGCGGCGGAACCGGACGTCCGGCTCCGCCAGGTGCGGACACGGGAAGAATGGGGAAATCCGGACCTGGTCATCCTGCCCGGCACTAAAAGCGTGGCGGCGGATCTGGCCTCCCTCCGTTCCGCCGGGCTGGAAGACCTCATCCGCCGTCATGCCGGAAAAGGAAAATGGATTCTGGGCGTCTGCGGGGGGCTGCAAATGCTGGGAACGGACATTCTGGACCCGCTGCACATGGAATCCCCGGAGGAGCGCACGCCGGGGCTGGGGCTGCTGGAACTTTCCACCACCTTCGCCGCCGCCAAAACCCTGCTCAACGTGCGCCGGGCAAGCACGCCGCTGGCCCCTCCCGCCGCAGGCTATGAAATCCACCACGGCGTCACCAGCCACAAAGAATCCAGCCCTCCCGTCATGTTCCGGGAAGACGGTTCCCCCTGCGGCTACGGCAAAGGCCGCATCTGGGCCACGTACCTGCACGGCATGCTGGACGGAGACCAATTCCGCCGCGCGTTCATCAACATGGTCAGGAAAGATTCGGGGCTGAAGGCCAATCCTGCCCTGCACACCGCCTATGACCTGGACGGAGCGCTGGACCGTCTGGCGGAGGTAGTCCGGAAACATCTGGACCTGAAAACCATTTACCGAGCTCTCCAACTGAAACGCTGA
- a CDS encoding TonB-dependent receptor plug domain-containing protein produces the protein MLYTKKALQMGAIAVGLAAFAGQSSLAESAKKEDSKLSVKTETMQVMPELTMASHFVGVPYNRSGVSVSIIKPEEFQKAGIETLTGALSQTPGVFTLDGGGTWQRGSVSNTVIRGMNKETYTLTMVDGMRISDANMSGNKLLGITNLFTVGNAEVVKGAQGAVFGSGAIGGVVAMDTPEGEGEPVTRIFAEAGSFGSFNSYVTSSGKIKKLSYFVGVGFETTENDPSIYPAIYDNRTGMNDFRQWQEAVRLGYDVNDKVKVNFTYRRLDSYFEYPTPYVDYSQWPSVPDSHLYNTEDKNRSNLVTGRVDAEISKLWSTSFMVGHYNMDYSCHTPGFDFQPNVMRNRRFQMEWRNALTWNKEWKTIAGMAWDRSDYMSENNYVAKDEWQSTLAFFAEQMWSPTDSFDASVALRLEHDSVWNNHFTWRYSNSWKVTGKDSPTRIFGSVGSGFRAPTYFEQYAANYGYVGNPDLDVSKSLGGDLGVEQRLADGHYASVTGFWTRIDDEIGTMSVGAWPDSYTTYANYSHCTSYGVEVAFKGQFKDAWNSGYYANYTFTMPKRDSIGKYETIQMANTARHTINAEVYTSPVEKLTVGFGVTAAMGRTDYNYARLDNFFTARLFARYQVTDNVSLHVRLENLFDQKFIMTNDYNSGPREARGFGIFGGVTVEF, from the coding sequence ATGCTTTATACGAAGAAAGCCCTTCAAATGGGCGCTATTGCTGTTGGCCTTGCCGCATTCGCAGGCCAGTCCTCCCTTGCCGAGTCCGCTAAAAAGGAAGACTCCAAGCTCTCCGTCAAAACGGAAACCATGCAGGTGATGCCGGAACTGACCATGGCGTCTCACTTTGTGGGCGTGCCGTACAATCGCTCCGGAGTGTCCGTTTCCATCATCAAACCGGAAGAATTCCAGAAGGCGGGCATTGAAACCCTGACGGGCGCTCTTTCCCAGACGCCCGGCGTTTTCACGTTGGACGGAGGCGGCACCTGGCAGCGCGGTTCCGTGAGCAACACCGTCATCCGCGGGATGAACAAGGAGACCTACACCCTGACCATGGTTGACGGCATGCGCATCAGTGATGCCAATATGTCCGGCAACAAGCTGCTGGGCATCACCAATCTCTTTACGGTGGGCAATGCGGAAGTGGTGAAAGGCGCGCAGGGCGCCGTTTTCGGTTCCGGCGCCATTGGCGGCGTCGTCGCGATGGATACTCCGGAGGGGGAAGGCGAGCCCGTAACCAGGATTTTTGCGGAGGCCGGTTCCTTCGGCTCTTTCAACAGCTATGTCACTTCATCCGGCAAGATCAAGAAGCTTTCCTATTTTGTAGGCGTTGGGTTTGAAACTACGGAAAACGATCCGTCAATCTATCCGGCTATTTATGACAACAGGACAGGCATGAACGATTTCCGCCAGTGGCAGGAAGCCGTGCGCCTGGGCTATGACGTCAATGACAAGGTGAAGGTGAACTTTACCTATCGCCGCCTGGATTCCTACTTTGAATATCCCACGCCGTATGTGGATTACAGCCAGTGGCCTTCCGTTCCGGATTCCCATCTGTACAATACGGAAGACAAGAACCGTAGCAACCTGGTGACAGGGCGTGTGGATGCGGAGATTTCCAAGCTGTGGTCCACCAGCTTCATGGTGGGGCATTACAACATGGACTATTCCTGCCATACTCCCGGATTTGACTTCCAGCCCAACGTGATGCGCAACCGCCGCTTTCAGATGGAGTGGCGCAACGCACTGACGTGGAACAAGGAATGGAAAACCATCGCCGGCATGGCCTGGGACCGTTCCGACTACATGAGCGAAAACAATTACGTTGCCAAGGATGAATGGCAAAGCACGCTTGCCTTCTTTGCGGAGCAAATGTGGTCCCCCACGGACAGCTTTGACGCCAGCGTGGCCCTGCGCCTGGAACATGATTCCGTCTGGAATAATCATTTTACGTGGCGTTATTCCAATTCCTGGAAAGTGACGGGCAAGGATTCTCCCACCCGTATTTTCGGTTCCGTGGGTTCCGGTTTCCGCGCGCCCACCTATTTTGAGCAATATGCGGCCAATTACGGTTATGTAGGCAATCCTGATCTGGATGTGTCCAAGTCCCTGGGCGGCGATCTGGGGGTGGAACAGCGTCTGGCGGACGGCCATTATGCTTCCGTGACGGGCTTCTGGACCCGTATCGACGATGAAATCGGCACCATGAGCGTAGGCGCCTGGCCTGATTCCTATACCACTTACGCCAACTATTCCCACTGCACTTCCTACGGCGTGGAAGTGGCGTTCAAGGGACAGTTCAAGGACGCGTGGAACAGCGGCTATTATGCCAATTACACCTTCACGATGCCCAAGCGCGATTCCATCGGCAAATATGAAACCATTCAGATGGCCAATACCGCCCGCCACACCATCAACGCAGAGGTTTATACCTCCCCGGTTGAAAAGCTGACGGTCGGCTTCGGCGTGACGGCTGCCATGGGACGCACGGATTACAATTATGCCCGTCTGGACAATTTCTTTACGGCGCGCCTGTTCGCCCGTTACCAGGTAACGGACAATGTGTCCCTCCATGTGCGTCTGGAAAACCTGTTTGACCAGAAATTCATCATGACGAATGATTATAACTCCGGCCCGCGTGAAGCCCGCGGCTTCGGAATCTTCGGCGGTGTGACGGTCGAATTTTAA
- a CDS encoding extracellular solute-binding protein, which translates to MALSVFLGGVFYFSQREGDVWHEISGRMDGRGMPAVFDGFVERWNRAVERELRRELAEGERKKKLLVVSRGEGDDRRLAEQSRSVERIRKRLLLKDHIRLLPLEDVPDGLEWQTGMEEPEVGDPRAVKGGKVRLWVNTPFPGTLRAFGPGSENFFNYSAIDNVWLPLVGLHPETFRPIPGLADRWALSADGKTVFYHLDPEAAYSDGRTVKAQDFLLNICLRTSGFARDPFWTTLFRSMYDQITVYGDSVIALTLPSRGPLLPYMACADFHPAHPGFYHDFNALFLERYQWKVPPNTGGYMAVPAKIRIGESITLARVKKWWAKDRKYYRHSCNADQVEHVFVNMENRAVEMFRRGDLDVMNVRKPEVWETGLEQPEVHRGYIDKYSQEANYACPPYGLYLNCSDKLLKNPDIRRGLAHSVNMGMVIDTLFRGNMRRLGSYMEGYGDLTLPLKAPEYSKKKAMEYFARAGYREMGTDGVLKNGRGERLVVELTFADSSTLMTNVCSILRQEALKCGVDLRLDSLTYSVCSRKVFEKRYQAALWAWPLQTPFPRLYETFSSELAYDARGNPVSNTNNIVAVSDAELDAALDAERNAPDTDSLKQALHRAQQRLHELCVWIPGWREPYTHIACWRWIRWPESPTRFCSPRIYDPLESHLYWVDEEIKRETLEARSRGVPFEEKHQIMHLERKDGSAP; encoded by the coding sequence TTGGCCCTTTCCGTCTTTCTGGGAGGTGTCTTCTACTTTTCCCAGCGGGAGGGGGATGTTTGGCATGAGATTTCCGGGCGGATGGACGGCAGGGGAATGCCTGCCGTATTTGACGGTTTTGTGGAACGCTGGAACAGAGCCGTGGAGCGGGAGCTGCGCCGTGAGTTGGCTGAAGGGGAAAGGAAGAAAAAACTTCTGGTCGTTTCCCGAGGGGAAGGGGACGACCGGCGTTTGGCGGAACAGTCCCGTTCCGTGGAACGCATCAGGAAAAGGCTGTTATTGAAAGACCATATCCGCCTTCTTCCTCTGGAAGACGTGCCAGACGGATTGGAATGGCAAACCGGAATGGAAGAGCCGGAGGTGGGCGATCCGCGCGCCGTCAAGGGGGGGAAGGTCCGGTTGTGGGTCAATACTCCGTTTCCCGGAACGTTGCGTGCTTTCGGACCGGGAAGTGAAAATTTTTTCAATTACTCCGCCATTGACAACGTGTGGCTTCCCCTCGTGGGGCTGCATCCGGAAACCTTTCGGCCCATTCCGGGGTTGGCGGACCGCTGGGCCCTGTCCGCAGACGGAAAAACCGTTTTTTATCATCTGGATCCGGAAGCGGCCTATTCGGACGGACGCACCGTGAAAGCGCAGGATTTTCTGTTGAATATTTGCCTCCGCACGTCCGGTTTTGCCCGGGACCCGTTCTGGACTACCCTGTTCCGTTCCATGTATGACCAGATTACGGTATATGGGGATTCCGTCATTGCCCTTACGCTGCCGTCCCGCGGGCCGTTGCTGCCTTACATGGCCTGTGCGGATTTTCATCCGGCCCATCCCGGTTTTTATCATGATTTCAACGCTCTGTTTCTGGAACGCTACCAGTGGAAAGTCCCTCCAAATACGGGAGGCTACATGGCTGTTCCCGCTAAAATCCGGATAGGTGAAAGCATTACCCTGGCCCGCGTGAAAAAATGGTGGGCAAAGGACAGGAAGTATTACCGCCATTCCTGCAATGCGGACCAGGTGGAGCATGTGTTTGTGAACATGGAAAACAGGGCGGTAGAAATGTTCCGCCGCGGAGATCTGGACGTCATGAACGTCCGCAAGCCGGAGGTGTGGGAAACGGGGCTGGAGCAGCCGGAAGTGCACCGGGGCTATATAGATAAATACAGTCAGGAAGCCAATTATGCCTGCCCTCCGTACGGCCTGTATCTGAATTGCTCGGACAAACTGTTGAAAAATCCGGATATCCGCCGCGGGCTGGCGCATTCCGTGAACATGGGCATGGTGATTGATACCCTGTTCCGCGGGAATATGAGAAGGCTCGGTTCCTACATGGAGGGGTACGGAGACCTGACTCTTCCGTTGAAAGCGCCGGAATACAGCAAGAAAAAAGCCATGGAATATTTTGCCCGCGCCGGTTACCGGGAAATGGGGACTGACGGCGTGCTGAAAAATGGACGGGGAGAACGGCTGGTGGTGGAGTTGACATTTGCGGATTCATCCACCCTGATGACTAATGTCTGTTCCATTCTCCGGCAGGAAGCGCTGAAGTGCGGGGTGGACCTGCGTCTGGATTCCCTTACCTACAGTGTCTGTTCCCGTAAGGTTTTTGAAAAACGGTATCAGGCAGCTCTGTGGGCGTGGCCGTTGCAGACGCCGTTCCCCCGGCTGTATGAAACATTCTCTTCCGAGTTGGCGTATGACGCCCGCGGAAATCCCGTAAGCAATACGAATAATATTGTTGCCGTGTCGGACGCTGAACTGGATGCCGCCCTGGATGCGGAACGCAATGCCCCGGATACCGATTCCCTGAAGCAGGCCCTTCACCGTGCCCAGCAGCGCCTTCATGAACTTTGCGTCTGGATTCCCGGCTGGAGGGAGCCCTACACGCATATCGCCTGCTGGCGCTGGATACGCTGGCCGGAATCACCCACGCGGTTCTGTTCCCCCAGAATTTACGATCCTCTGGAGTCGCACCTGTACTGGGTGGATGAGGAAATAAAGAGGGAGACGCTGGAGGCTCGGAGCCGGGGCGTTCCGTTTGAGGAAAAGCATCAAATAATGCATCTTGAAAGAAAGGATGGTTCCGCTCCGTAA